ATGATGAACTTCCTCTTGAAATGGGACAGGAACTTGGGATTCTCCTGCTGCTGTGTCATGCGCACCACCTGGGTGTGTGGAAGTGTCAGGGGCAGCTCCCTggaccccccaccctgcccatcgTGGGCCAAGCCTTCCCTGGCTATGAGGCCCGTCCCCACAGCCCCATATCCAGAGGTTGTGGGGACGGAGCAGGAGCATGGCAGGCACACCTCCAGCTTGCCAGGGAAGAGGCTTTCGAACTTCTTCTGCAGGCTGAAGGTGAAGGTGAGCCAGCCCATGTTGGAGGCTTCCCGGCCCTGCCAGAAGTACACGATACACTGGAAATCCTCCTCAGGCTGTTTCTCCTCCACCTCGGCCGCCGCCTCCTCGCCTTCTTTGCCCTCGGCCCCAGCCTTCTccccatctttctcttccttctcctcctcctcctcgtacTCCACAGGGACCCAGTACCTGCAGGGCCAGAGGCAGTGAGCAggggccccagggtggggcaggcagggcgaGGAAGGCACTCAGGGCAGCACCTGCAGAGGAAGACGTAGCAGTCCTGTGTATAGAAGTGGCCGAACTCCTCCTCAGGCAGCCGTGCGAACTTCTTACCCTCGAGCACAAAGCCTTCCATGCCGTCCAGGTCCTCGTTCCACTCCTCCATGAGCTGCTCGGCCTGCAGGGGATCCCCGCTGGTAGGCTGGGGCTGGTCCCTTATTCCGGGGCAGGGGACCCACATAGCCTCCTCTCAGGCTCCGCCCCATCACCCGAGTACCCGCCCCACCTCAGCCAGTGCCATGGGAGGCTGCCTTGGCAGGAAGAGCGCAGTGAGGTCAGCCTTCATCTCATCTTTCTTCTCAGAGTCGCGCTTCACCTTCCCGGCAAGTCCCTGGCCCTGCAGCACAGCCTCTGCGTTGCGCGTGTAGTCCACCGTCAACACGTCATCCCAATTCTTGAACTTGGCCTTGAACACCTGCCAAGGGGCAGAAAGCATGAGCTGGAGTGGGGTTCATAACTGTTAAGGTTAGGGTGGGAGGATGTCTGGGGAGGCTTGGGAGGCAGGGCCTACGATgcgggggtggggcctgggcctaAGAACAGGAAGTGGGAGGGGCACTTTACAGAGGGGTGGAACCCGAGGTGAAAGGGAGAGATTAGAGGGGGCGGGGCTTAGGGGcggtggtggggaaggggtgggcttGGGTTCAGCTCGTAGGTCAGGAACATTCACAGAAGGGTCAGGGTTTGAAGGGTCCGCAGGACCTTGGGTAGGAGGCCTCGGGCGCGTGGCCTGCACGGCTGGACCGCACTGTCTACCTGTGCCTCAGTGCCCTCAAGGCTGCGGCTGACCATGGTGTGACGTGGCCGGTGCAACATCCCGCACAGCTCCTGGCCTAGTTTGAGGGCTGCGGCACGCACAAGGCGTGGGGACTTGCGGCCCAGCCAGATGAACACATCGGACCAGCAGTCCAGGATGTACACGCAGCGTGTGTCCAGGAGGCTCTGCAGCTGCGGTGCCGGAGGCTGGAGGTTAATCGGTGCTGGGCTATCAGGGAAGGATCCGGCCTCCTCGCCCTCCTCCCAATGCGTCTCACCAGCCGCATCCTGGGCATCAGTTCCACCGTGGGAGGTGTCTTGTGCTCCACTGACAGCCTGTAGTTGATCTGGGGCAGCTCCAGGTAGCCGAGGCCCAGGCCCACCTAGCAGGAGAAAGGTGAGCAATGTAGAGGCAGGATCTGGGGACATGAGTGAGCCCCACCCACAACAGCCCTGGATTTGGAGCCTAGCTATGGCCTGCTGGGTGCATTCAGGGCCACTGCCTGCTCACTGGGCTTTAgtttcctccctccactccaaGATCATTTTAAGGATATCCTATCAGTGGAAGGACTTTTAAATGGTGCTTTCTCTGCCTGCTTTGTCCAGAACTTACTATTGTTTCTAATTCTCTAACTTGTCCTTTTCCTGCTCACAGGAAAAGGCGTCTTGTCACCCACAGAATGAAGGCTAGGCTctcaggcctggtccccaggcaCTTCTCAGCCTCCCTTTCCAGCCCCACCTTCCAGGAAACACACCCTAACGCTCTTCCGGCCTGACTCAGAGCTAGCCTCCAGACCTCGGCTAAGGCTATTCCCTGTCCAGAAGGTGGTGCCCTCTCCACACCAAAGTCCAGATGAAGACCAGTCACCACAGCAGTACAAGGCCCTTCCCCCCAACCTGACCCTTAGCGAAGTCAGGCCCGCTTGGCACCCAGCTCACCTTATACAGCTTGGGCTGGGGTGGCCAGAAGTCCTCAGGCACATGCTTCTTGATCTCAGAGGGCTCACCACCGAGTGCCTCCCAGAACTCTGGGAGCTCCTGGCCCTGCACCAGCAGTGTGATCTCTGCCTTCCCTTTCCGCTCattcttgttaattttttctgCAAAGAGCCTGAGAGCAGGTGCAAATCCCTTAGGAAGGCCATACCCCTTCATAGGTGACAGTTTCTCTTCACACAAACCCCCTATCATATCTGAGCAGGGAGCAGCCCTCATACCTGGCCTTGGTCGTGCTACTCAGCGTGGCCTGGGCCCCCCGCCACACGTAGAGGTCCAGCCCTCGGTCTAGCAGGAAAACAAACCTggacaggaggggcaggggcaggctgtGACGGGCACAGGCAGTGACTGCCTCCAGGCCCCAACCCTGCCCCAAGTCTCTCATTATGGGGTAAGAGAGTTGCTTATGTTACCTGGAcacatttactaaaatatttttttaagtggttgCTGGAAGACTTCTTCTAGAGCCCACATCTGTTCTTCACTAGTGGCGGGAAGGAAGTTCAGGGTCAAGCACTCCCACCTCACCTCATGGGTGCTCACCTGGGGTCCAGAGAGGCTCCCTTGAGTGGCACAGGCTCCAACTTGATGTTCTTTTTCCCATATACACGGTACATCCTAGAGGCCACAGAACAAGTGGCTTGGAGGGGACACCAAGGGACCAACTTACCCCTAACACTCTCCCCCCAGTCCTTCCAAGTCGCATCCAGGTCAGTACTGCCCAATCACACACCCCTCACCTGGTGACGTAGTGCGTGTCCTCTACAGTGTAGAAGCCACTGGCTGTTCCACCCTCAATGTAGGCGATGTCGTTGTCAAACACCTGCGTGTGTGAGGGTGCAGCCCTCTTGTCACCGAGTTCTCACCACCCTCCCACCAAATGCCATCCTGTGCACTGGCGCGTCAGGGGTTGCACACCCGCGGTGAAGTTGAAGGGGAAGAATACGGTCTGTGTCTGTAAACGTCGACTCGTATCAATCAGAGGGTTAAGATGTACGAATGTACGAACACGTTTGCTCCTGGGCCAGTTTAGACATGGAAGGCATGCACATGTCAGAGCGCAGAAGCAAGCAGGGCTACGGAGGGCACTCAGGTGCATCTGGGTAAAGTCTCGTGTGTGGCCTCACCGAGGGAACCAGCTAGAGGAGGGCTGGCATGACTCGCTAACCTGCTCACTGGGCTTGGCCCAGCTTTTGACCCCTCCCCCTAGCCATATTGGTTCcagtttcccttctttctcttggcCTCCAATGACCCAGGCTCCCCCACCTTTGGCCTCATCTCGCTCTCCTgacttcaccttttttgcccctGCCTTCTGCTTTAGGTCCGAACCCAAAAAACTTTTTGTaccagctccctgccctgcccatcacCCTTGTCCACCCCTCCAAGGCCCTCCCAGCCCATGGGCACCTGCAGGAACTCCTCGCTCTCGTCGCCCATCTCCTCCCGCACAGTGCGGCACTCCGCGCCCAGGTAGTTGCGCAGGTTCACCGCATGGATAGCAGAGCAAGCCTTCTTGTCAAGGGTGGCCTCCCCACCGATCCAGTAGTAGATCTCCCAGTTCAGAGAGCCGCTGTCATCCAGGAAGGTCTGGGGGCCAGGTCACAGTCCTGTCAGCCCTCACCAAGCAGTCTTGGTAGGTCCCCACAGATGCCGCTCTGATGGGcaccagctccccagcccaggatggGGTGCACTGCCACCCCTCTGCCAGGGCCCTTGCCCCTGGCCTCCTTGGCAAAGCCTTTCCTCCCACCATGCCTCAATAAACAAAGCTGGGGAGTTGGGGATTCTGAGCTACCTAAGGTAAGCTCACTGGGGGGGTCTTGTAGTCCCCATCAGTGCGCCCGACGCCCACCTTGAGCACGATGTAGCAGTCGGCCTCATAGAACTTGCCATGTAAGGCTTCCTCCACCAGCACAGGCACGAAGTTCTCGATCTGCCAGACGGTCAAGCCAGGCAGCTGGCCCACGTCCTCTGTGAAGAACTCCGAGTAGTTGAGGCGCGGCTTCTCCAGGCCCTGGTCCCAGCGccgggccctgcccccaggggctcGGCTGTCAGTGCCTTCCTAGGGTCACAGTCACAAGTATCCACTCAGGCCAGTCGCTCCACTCAGCACCCACAGGGCCTTTGCCCAGGGTCCCTGCTGCCTCTGAGCCTGGGTCACGCTGTCTTGAGCAGCGCCCAGGGCCACCTGCCCTGCTCTAGCCCGTGACCTGACTTACCTCCTGCTTTTTGTTCTTCTCCTGGGCCACGTCTGACATGCCCTTCAGCACCTGCTTGGCCTGGTCATCCTGGGCTGAGTCCTTGCGCCTCCGCAGTCGCATCTTTCGAGCCAGGGGGTCCTTAGGCCCACCCCCTACTTAGCGGAGGGGGGCAAATAGCTAAGCCCTGCTGTGGTCTGCCCCTGGGGCATCCAGCCAACCAGGGGCCAACCTGCATACCAATGTCCAAAGGGCtgtgtcccacccaacttacagatgGGTACATGGAGCCCCAAAGAGGGGCTCTGCACTCTCAGGCCAGACCCTCCCCTGCTTaccagctgctgcagcagccaCTGTGGCGGGGGAGGCACCTGCCAGCCGCAGCTGGTTCTGCAGTGAGAAGTCGATGTTGTACCACTCGGCGGTACGGTCAGCGGGCTTGGGAGGCATGACCAGGCTGGGGTTCTCCCGAACGTCCAGGACCTGCCTCATGGGGTGAGCAGAGGGGCACTGAGCCCGagtcccacctccccaccccacgaAACCCTGTCTCTTGCTCTTTGCAGCCGCCAGGTCTGAGAgacccagggctggggccaggggcctgTATTCTCCTCGCAGCTCAGTGAATGACCATCCCTTCTGGGAGCTGTGACCTTGCAGGCTGGCTGAGGGACTTAAGTCAGTATGTTGGCCAGCAAGATATGGATACAGGGATGTGGCTCACCTCCTCCCCAGAAGCACCCTGGCAATGGCCACCACTCCAGGAGGCCACTGCTGGGTCCCCCTCACTCCAGTGACACCCCTGTGCTCGGTCTTCCCTGTGGGCCTGTCtgcacctctgccctccctgccaaCCCCCGCTCCCAACTTGTGGCATAGCCCCGGCCTGCCCGGACCTGGACCTCTGTCAGGAAGTGGATGGCCTCTGGCAGGGTCACCAAGCGGTTCTTGTTCAGGACGAGTTTCCTCAGCTTTGTGCACCTGTGAGGACAGAGCCGGGGCCTCAgagaggtgagaggtgaggggcagggaaACTTCCAGTcctaggggaggggaggcaggcaggccagaGGACTGAGTGACCCAGCGAGTTAAGAAACCAGTGAGCTTGAATGTGCTAAAAAGGCAGGGAAGGCTAAGCACATGGAACAGGGGTCTCCTCACAGCTGACTGTGAAGTTCTCTTTTGTGACTTTGACAGAGCAAAATTTCTCCAGGTGACCTTCTGCAGATTAAAGGTCCCTGGATACAAACACCAAAAAATGTGTTCTGTGCTCAAATTGGCTTGGAAGCTGCTGGGGTAGGGGGTGCTCTGTTCTGCCTGAAGGACTTCTCAGAGCCAGGAGACAATGTGAGAGGACACTGCAACCTCTAGAAAGGGATGTGGAAGCAGCACTGTGCCCCAAACTCACATGGCTGTGGAACCCCTCTGGCCTCGTCTCAATCAGTGTCCTCCCAGAGGGTGCTCTGGGGAACCCAAACTGGGAATCGCTGGCACAGGCCTGAGTAGTCTTTATCCACAAAGCCAAATCAACTCATCCACTCTGTGTGATGCACGAAGACCACAGGGTGGGCTCCTGCTATCACTCTAGGGTTTCCTATGCCGtggctgcccctgctgccccacttgCCCGGCCTTGCCCCGACACCTGCAGAGGCTCTCAGGGATCAGCTCCAGGTTGTTATTGGCAGCCATGAACTCCTCCAGGCTGGCCAGCTTGCCGATGCCTGAGGGCAGTCCATCGAAGTCCAGATTGTTGGAGTTCAGGTATAGCTTCTTCAGCTTGGTCAGCTTGCAAATGGCAGACTGGAGGGAAAGCAGGCAGAGGGGGGAGTCAGGGATAGCAGCTAGGATGGCCCAGtggccttcctgtcccctccccaggcctggactCACAGGCAGTGAGGTGAGCTGATTTCGGGACAGGTTCAAGGTCTCCACATGCACCCACTGGTCAATGCACAGGGACAGCTCTGTGATCTGGTTGCTGCTGAGGTTGAGGCGTCGCAGGCTGGAGAGGGTGTACAGGCATTCGGGCACCCGCGTCAGGTTGTTGCAGGATAGGTCCACATCTGGGACACAGGGTGGGGTGCATCAGCCGGGGCCGAAGGGGGCCAGTCCTCGCTGGAAGCCCAGCTCCACCACCTCCAGGCTGTGAGGCTTTTAGCGAGtgacttaacctccctgagcctcaggaGAGACTCCCTTATAGTGGGTTCTGAGCATAAAAAAGTCGATGCTCAGGACTGGGTGTGACCACTGGTCATCACGGTAATGGCAGAGACAAGCACAACATAACCACATGCTAGCCCTTCTTCCTGGGAGGTGGTCAGAGAAGCAGGGTTCAACCCCTTCCTCCACGGGAAGTGAGGGACCTGAGGGGACCAGAGGCTGATGGGTCACCCGGGGACTGCCGACCTGTGAGGTTGCTCAGACCCTCCAGGCTGGTGGGGAGGTTGCTCTGGGTGCGCTGGGTGTTCCTCAGGTGCAGGGTCTGCAGGGCCGTCAGAGCTGGGAGCTGCCTGCAGGGTGATGTGAGTGGTCAGGCCAGGGGAAGGCCCAAGACAGCTGTGGGGTGAGATGACAGGACAGGGGACTGGGGTAGGGCCTGGCTGAGGGGCACAGCCCACACTGAACCCAAGACGGGAAGGGTCAGGACTACTGGGGAGTGCCAGGGGCCAGGCCCGCGCAGTGCTGACCGGAGCTGGGCATGCTGCAATGGGTTCCCGTTGAGAACGAGCGTCTGCAGGTGCAGCAGGCGGCGCATCTGCGGGGGTAAGCTCTCCAGGCGGTTCTCACTGAGGTCCAAGTACAGCAGGTCGGTGAGGTTGATGAAGAGCTGGTTGGGGATGGTGTCAATGctatggggaggagggagggagaaagggggcaggGCCAGCGGGGCCGCCCAGTCAGTGCCACATGCCTGCCTCTGGGACCCACCTGGCCCCTGCTGTGTCTTGGCCCTGCCTGGCTCACCCTCCAGGCCTGATAGGCACCTGTTATGGCTGAGGTTCAGCACCAGCATGTTCTTGGCGTTCTCCAGCTCCCGAGGGCACTCTGTCAGCTGGTTGTAGCTCAAGTCCTGGGTAGGAGGGGTAAGGCCAGGTCAGGGGTCAGTGCTGGTCCCACCTCGCCAGTTCTGTACCAGGCTGGGAGATCAGGCAGGGCACTGAGAAAGGAGCAGATGAGGGGTATTCGGGGCCAAAAGGAGACAGCCAGGACCCTGGCAGGAGGGTACCTAGGCTAAGGCTCTGACTCCATGAGTAACCTTGGGCAAGGCACTGCCtactctaagcctcagtttccccatctgtaaaacgagATAACAATGGTCAAAAGACCATCATCGTGGGTGGATAACCACTGACCAGGACTGAGAGGTCCTCCAGCTTGAAGATGTCATCGGGCACTCCAGAATTCTTCAGGTTGTTGGCTCGAGCCACAATGGCCTGGGGGTAAACCACAAAAGTCTGTGATTCTTGGCTTCTCCCCCAGAAGACACAGAGATCAGGGAGGGACCCTCCTCAGGAAGCTCACTGGAGGCCAGGTCTGAATGCTCTCCCACCCTGGCCTCCAGTGAGCCACAGGGAATGCTCACAGTCCCTCCACCTGGcaggctcttcctcttctccccatgAGTCCATTCACACCTCAAAGCCCAGCTCAAATgagccccagagcccagcacagcaTCCTCAGGAAAGCTTTTCTGATTGAACAATCCAATCCCTCTTCTCCTTTCCAGAGGGCAAGGCAGGGATATAGCTCTGAGTCAGGGCttttagaagagagagagaggcttggCTCAATGACAAATCAGTGTGGACTGAACAGGTCTATGCTTTCTCCCGAGGACTGAAACCTCGTGCTGCAGACATAAAAAGGTagaggggcagaggagaggtCGGGGAACAGTGCAGGGATTGCAAATAacagcagggcccagggctgccacTGCCCCTCCTTTACCCTGTTGTCTGTGTGGTGCCCCGTGGCTTCACAATGGCCCCTCACCAAAACCTCCCCAGATAGTGGGACT
This window of the Desmodus rotundus isolate HL8 chromosome 9, HLdesRot8A.1, whole genome shotgun sequence genome carries:
- the FLII gene encoding protein flightless-1 homolog isoform X2 codes for the protein MEATGVLPFVRGVDLSGNDFKGGYFPENVKAMTSLRWLKLNRTGLCYLPEELAALQKLEHLSVSHNHLTTLHGELSSLPSLRAIVARANNLKNSGVPDDIFKLEDLSVLDLSYNQLTECPRELENAKNMLVLNLSHNSIDTIPNQLFINLTDLLYLDLSENRLESLPPQMRRLLHLQTLVLNGNPLQHAQLRQLPALTALQTLHLRNTQRTQSNLPTSLEGLSNLTDVDLSCNNLTRVPECLYTLSSLRRLNLSSNQITELSLCIDQWVHVETLNLSRNQLTSLPSAICKLTKLKKLYLNSNNLDFDGLPSGIGKLASLEEFMAANNNLELIPESLCRCTKLRKLVLNKNRLVTLPEAIHFLTEVQVLDVRENPSLVMPPKPADRTAEWYNIDFSLQNQLRLAGASPATVAAAAAGGGPKDPLARKMRLRRRKDSAQDDQAKQVLKGMSDVAQEKNKKQEEGTDSRAPGGRARRWDQGLEKPRLNYSEFFTEDVGQLPGLTVWQIENFVPVLVEEALHGKFYEADCYIVLKTFLDDSGSLNWEIYYWIGGEATLDKKACSAIHAVNLRNYLGAECRTVREEMGDESEEFLQVFDNDIAYIEGGTASGFYTVEDTHYVTRMYRVYGKKNIKLEPVPLKGASLDPRFVFLLDRGLDLYVWRGAQATLSSTTKARLFAEKINKNERKGKAEITLLVQGQELPEFWEALGGEPSEIKKHVPEDFWPPQPKLYKVGLGLGYLELPQINYRLSVEHKTPPTVELMPRMRLLQSLLDTRCVYILDCWSDVFIWLGRKSPRLVRAAALKLGQELCGMLHRPRHTMVSRSLEGTEAQVFKAKFKNWDDVLTVDYTRNAEAVLQGQGLAGKVKRDSEKKDEMKADLTALFLPRQPPMALAEAEQLMEEWNEDLDGMEGFVLEGKKFARLPEEEFGHFYTQDCYVFLCRYWVPVEYEEEEEKEEKDGEKAGAEGKEGEEAAAEVEEKQPEEDFQCIVYFWQGREASNMGWLTFTFSLQKKFESLFPGKLEVVRMTQQQENPKFLSHFKRKFIIHRGRRKVAQGALHPSLYQIRTNGSALCTRCIQINTDSSLLNSEFCFILKVPFESEDNQGIVYAWVGRASDPDEAKLAEDILNTMFDASYSKQVINEGEEPENFFWVGIGAQKPYDDDAEYMKHTRLFRCSNEKGYFAVTEKCSDFCQDDLADDDIMLLDNGQEVYMWVGTQTSQVEIKLSLKACQVYIQHLRAKEHEQPRRLRLVRKGNEQHAFTRCFHAWSTFREALA
- the FLII gene encoding protein flightless-1 homolog isoform X1 produces the protein MEATGVLPFVRGVDLSGNDFKGGYFPENVKAMTSLRWLKLNRTGLCYLPEELAALQKLEHLSVSHNHLTTLHGELSSLPSLRAIVARANNLKNSGVPDDIFKLEDLSVLDLSYNQLTECPRELENAKNMLVLNLSHNSIDTIPNQLFINLTDLLYLDLSENRLESLPPQMRRLLHLQTLVLNGNPLQHAQLRQLPALTALQTLHLRNTQRTQSNLPTSLEGLSNLTDVDLSCNNLTRVPECLYTLSSLRRLNLSSNQITELSLCIDQWVHVETLNLSRNQLTSLPSAICKLTKLKKLYLNSNNLDFDGLPSGIGKLASLEEFMAANNNLELIPESLCRCTKLRKLVLNKNRLVTLPEAIHFLTEVQVLDVRENPSLVMPPKPADRTAEWYNIDFSLQNQLRLAGASPATVAAAAAVGGGPKDPLARKMRLRRRKDSAQDDQAKQVLKGMSDVAQEKNKKQEEGTDSRAPGGRARRWDQGLEKPRLNYSEFFTEDVGQLPGLTVWQIENFVPVLVEEALHGKFYEADCYIVLKTFLDDSGSLNWEIYYWIGGEATLDKKACSAIHAVNLRNYLGAECRTVREEMGDESEEFLQVFDNDIAYIEGGTASGFYTVEDTHYVTRMYRVYGKKNIKLEPVPLKGASLDPRFVFLLDRGLDLYVWRGAQATLSSTTKARLFAEKINKNERKGKAEITLLVQGQELPEFWEALGGEPSEIKKHVPEDFWPPQPKLYKVGLGLGYLELPQINYRLSVEHKTPPTVELMPRMRLLQSLLDTRCVYILDCWSDVFIWLGRKSPRLVRAAALKLGQELCGMLHRPRHTMVSRSLEGTEAQVFKAKFKNWDDVLTVDYTRNAEAVLQGQGLAGKVKRDSEKKDEMKADLTALFLPRQPPMALAEAEQLMEEWNEDLDGMEGFVLEGKKFARLPEEEFGHFYTQDCYVFLCRYWVPVEYEEEEEKEEKDGEKAGAEGKEGEEAAAEVEEKQPEEDFQCIVYFWQGREASNMGWLTFTFSLQKKFESLFPGKLEVVRMTQQQENPKFLSHFKRKFIIHRGRRKVAQGALHPSLYQIRTNGSALCTRCIQINTDSSLLNSEFCFILKVPFESEDNQGIVYAWVGRASDPDEAKLAEDILNTMFDASYSKQVINEGEEPENFFWVGIGAQKPYDDDAEYMKHTRLFRCSNEKGYFAVTEKCSDFCQDDLADDDIMLLDNGQEVYMWVGTQTSQVEIKLSLKACQVYIQHLRAKEHEQPRRLRLVRKGNEQHAFTRCFHAWSTFREALA